From the Hordeum vulgare subsp. vulgare chromosome 1H, MorexV3_pseudomolecules_assembly, whole genome shotgun sequence genome, the window TTGCTGCTGTTGTTGACCTGTAAAGAAAGAATTTTGTGGATTCCCACCTGGCTGAGAAATTCCAAATACCATGGTCAGTTTCAGAAGTTATCTAGTTATCAGGACCACATAAATTTAGCATAGAACCTTACATGAAACATTGGTTGTTGCAACATGTGCTGACCATATGAACTGGGTACTTGCTGATGCATCTGATGTGTATATGCCTGCATGGAAGGTGGCCTAGGCAACTGTGGCAGAGGTGGCTGTAATTGCTGGTTAAACATTCCAGGATTTTGCAACGGTTGCTGTGGTTGATTATTCACTGTTGGCATATGAGATGGAACATTTGAATACTGTGGAGGAGCATGAGGAGGCATGGTAACATTTGGATACTGAGATGACTGCGGTGCTGATGCGGAATGCATCTGATGGATAGGGTATCCTTTTGATTGTGCTGATTGTGGTGGATTTGCTGGCATAGGTGGAAGGTCCAAAGACGATGTCACATTAGAAGAGCCCGATGGAAATTGGCCAGAAGGTTGCAAATTCTGTTGATTGGTAGGCAAGTGAGGCTGAGGCAAGTTAACATGATCTTGTGTTGTAGCTTTAACTGATGTAGAAGGAGTTGTCTGAGCAACTGCTGACTGGGGCATGTCCGAAGATTGTGCCTGCGGAACAGCAAGCATTCAATGATAAAAAAATATTCAATTTCAATATTAATAATCCAAGTATTAAACGTCAAGAACTTATGTTACATACTGCTTTAGGTGTTTTGACCATTCCGAGAACCACTTGGGCCTGCAAGGAGAAAAAAGAGTACTATATGACAAATTCCTCCAGCGCAAATGCATATAACAGATTCAATCATCACGAGCAAAATAATAAAGTTGAAACTTGAAAGTAGTAAATTCACATATGTAGGCAGATACCACACCAAATAATCGTATATTGACTGGAAGATATCAAGGCTATTTTGCCGGGAGAACAAAAGCATAAACATTAATGATGTGCACTGGGATGCTTATAACAATTTAACAAACCGTTATGGAACAGGCGTATTAGACAAGTGGTGGATTCAGTTTTAGTCTTTTAGAGAATTGCTATCTACAACATATAGGCGCGGGACAGACCTTCTTCCAGTTTTTCATACAGAGACAATGCCCTTTGGTGACACTATCAACACTAACACGACGTACAGCATGTTCTTATGAATGTATTTTCCATCCAAATCATGTTAAAGAGCAACCTGGAATGTTTTTACAACATAAACAACCATCGGTTTCACTCCCTATGCAAACATGAACCAGGTTTAACTCGGGTAGCCAGCAATGCACACCAGATGTTCAGAGACTAGCATTTGTGATAGGCATGGAGTTTTATCCTATCCCTTCCTGCATAGAAACACGACATCCCACAAACCCTAGCAGCGCAGGGCGCGAGAGGACTCACCCGGAAGAGCGCGCGGGTGACGTCGGGGTTCTCGACGAGCATTCGGCGCACCCTCTCCTGGTCGTGGTCGATCATGGCCTGCGCGACGACGCGAAACGGTGAGGAAgccgggagggggagggggaggggagggggaggaatCGAGCTCGTAGGGTTTGGGGATTGGGGGGGCGCACCTTCATCTGGGACATGAGGTCGTGCATCTCCGGGCGGGACATGCCGGAGATGTGGGTCGCGAGGGCCTCGCCCGCCGGCTGATTCGCCGTCATGGCGCGCGCGGGAGCAGGGGAGCGGCCGGAGCCGGTGCGGCGGCGATTTGGGCGGAGGCCGGAGAGCGCTATCCGTGCTGCGAGCGAGCTTCAAGCCTGTGTCTGTCTGTGGCCGCTCGGTCGATTCCTTGATGTGGGCCAGGCCTTTTCTTTCTGCGGAGAAATGGGGCCGTGCTCTAAAACGAGAAAAAAAAAAACTACTGCTAGGTCTTTTCCATTTTTTTGccatcatttttttttctgtgaaGGCCCTGCTTTATTAAAAAATATAAATTTTTAACGATTTTAACTGTTTTTTAGCTTCGAACATCTCATTCCATTAATCAACGTGCCCAGTGACGTCAATGGCATCTTTTGAAAAACTTATATTAACTGTTGAAAAACTTATGGGAAACTCTGTCGTCCCACCGACTGATCAGTCTTACTCGTCCGCCGCCTCTTGGTCCGTTGATCCTTATCTGATCTAACGGCTCAAATTATTCCCGTGGCCGGCGGGTCCGTGACCAAGTCGTGACCGTTTTCCTGAAACTTTCCAATTGTTTCACGATGTTGTTCCTGCAGCTGGAAGCAGTTGACCGCAGCTGGAGGGAttgggaggacgacggcgactggatctgggaggacggcggcgcgaacCCACGCGTGGCGACGACGACTTCTTCAAGAGTGGTGGCGATCGTCGACGACCCAAGCAGGTACGGCTCTCGTCTGAATCCTGCAGCGCCACCCTCCGCCCCACGCTCCATTAGGACCGCAGCACCACCCGCCTGCCGGCAGCGTGCGGTTCTCCTCTGGATCCCGCAGCGCCACCCGTCGCTCACGCACCGCAAGCACCGCAGCGCCACCCGCATGCCGGCAGCGTGCGTTTCTCCTATGGATCTCGCAATGCCACCCGCCGCCCCACGCAGCGCAAGCACCGCAGCGCCACCCGCCTGCCGGCAGCGTAGCCGAAGCAAACCCGACCGCAGCTAGCCGGCAGGGCCAATTTTCCTGGTGCTCCGCCGAGGAATGGCCGATCCGCCGTAGTCTCCAGCGGGGAATGTCTGAATTCTGAACTGGGAGGACGTGATTTGGTGATGGCATTGCAAGCCTATTTCAGTTAACTGACGAAAGTGTCGATATCTTCAGACGTAAACTCAGTTTCAGGTCTCTAGTGGTGTTGTCTGAATTCTGTGTGCTTGCCTAAATCGTTGATGTTGCACATGCAGATTAGctgttcatttctctctagtgGTGTTCATTTGTTTTAATAGTGCTTCTTTCAATTTCGTGCCACTGCCCGCCATGGTATTGGAGAACTGAAGATATTGGTGCGGTGTGTAAAACCTATTAGAGGTAGTAGTTGGAGTGTTGATCAGATCAGCCTCTCCGGTTATACAATTCCAAGTACAATCCTGGCATGTGCACTATTTGGTGGCCTTTGGCAAGTGGCAGCGCTAGGTTCTTGACGTTCGCTATGGTTTCCGACATTGTCACGAGGAATGGCCGATCCGCCGGGGTCTTATTGCAGAAAAATATGAAAGAAGAGGTTGTGCAACATGGGTCTTGCTGCAAGATATTGGAGAAGAAAATATTTTGCAACAAGGTCTTTGTTGCAGAAAATTTATTGTTGACACGTAGGGTCGCCCATTTTATAAGGGAAATGATTACTACCTACCGGCGGATCGCTCCTAAGCGTCAACCGCCTCCATCGTCTACCACGTGTCCACCTTTCATTTCTTAGAAATATCTTCATCTTATTCAGAAACAGGGTCACGGCTCGCAGGGACATCGATTATGGAAACATACAAATTTCTGCAACAAGATCTTAGTTGCAGAATAATTCTGCAGCAAGACCTTTTGTTGCAAAATGTTTGTGCAAATTTTCTGACTTCTGTAAAGTTTCTTCAAGAAGACTTTTGTTTACAGAAATTTATTTGACAAGATTGTTGTTGCAAGAATAAATTACAGCAAGACCTTTGTTGCAATAAAAAAATCTACAACTTGATCTATGTTGtaaaaaattctgcaacatgACCCGTGTTTCCTGCAACTTTGTGCAAGCTTATGCTTCTTGCAACTTTTGTGCAAACTTATGCTTCCTGCAACTTTCTTTTTCTTGCAACTTTGTGCAAGCTTATGCTTCTCATacaatgtttcattttcttttgcattttttaCGACTGCTTTGTAGTAGCTCATGTGTTTccatttgtttttgtttctgcaGCATGGGTATCTATATAACTCGATGGTCGGCGAAGCGGCTACGTGAGATAGCCAACACCgtcaaagagaaaaagagggaTGTCATAAGCAAGTCCTCTTTCGGGGATTTGCTTCATATCTCCCCTTTACCACCTCCTCCAGAAGCACTTGTCGATTTCATAGTCATGAGGATTGATACTAAGAAGCGGCTGCTCAAGTatgtgtttgttgtttttgtttttgcttcatTTTTTCTATGTTGCATAAATTCTTTTGATCATTCTTTTTCTCGAAACATGTACTGATTTTCTCATGTCTCgcagtgtgacatcctcgacttttgctacagtgattattgtaattaagctacggtgattattgtaattaagctacagtgatcaaccgctaacgatgccacgtcatcggcttcccatctcagacccgcgttgattcgagttttgtccggattcaaaatttgaagacaaacgaaaagtactttataagttcattacaaatattaaaagaatatgtatatgaaagagagatttagaagtatgtataataaattgaaaaagaaagtataataaaagaaagtatttaaaaagaaaaatcagttagtgaaaagaaattgaaagaaagaaataataaaaaaaaggaaaaaagaaaacaaaataaaacaaaacaaagcaacaaaaaaaaaaagcaaccccaccccctggccgagctgggccaaaaggcccagctggccagcccaaccgcgccaccctcccctcaaaccctagtcccccctgggcgccgccacccccctcgctactccctccccccccctgAGCGCCGCCGCCATCCACCCCCCTTGTGGGGGCCCCACCCttaccccacgagagccccctctctcggtcctctccctcacccccaccgacactccctcccTCTCGTGACTCTCTCCCTGCCCACGAGACCCCCCCTCACCCCACGCCAGACCGCCCCATCCCCACGACCCCTCCTCCCTCCcagatccctcctcctcctccctcccgtcggccctcccgccggcggcctcccccaCGCCACGACcctctcctcccgccggcggcctatcCCCCGGCGCCCCTCGGCCTCCTTcttccccggcggcccctcatcctcccggccggcgagcccctcctccttcccgccggcagGCCGCCCCCACCTCCGGCCTCTCCTCAATCCCACCGGCGAGCCCCTGCGCCACggcttcaccacgccggcgacccccctgcctctcctcaccgagggggccccccctccccgtcgcgccccctcctcccgctcggtccaggagggaccgggcagggagaccggcctccctcggccccttcaccacgccggcgagcccctcccccaccgggcctcccctacgcctcttcctcgccggatccggccggttccccctcgccggcgcgtcaccaccatcatcactgtcccctccaccaccggaaccacgccgtctccaccatcaccttcgtgcgaactccggcttcaccgggccgtcacgtcaccgtcggtgagcccctcctcgggctcctcccaccatgtcgatctcctcaccgccccggttccgttccggcaaacggggcctcgatccgtcaacggtagactccggtagggagggttgaagtttgtgttcttctaggtggagttagagagAGTAGTTCTGTGTCTCTGTGTtagcagagagggagatgagtgttgagaaagaaaaataaaaagaataaatgatgtattaaatgcgtatgtatgtatgtatgtatgtatgagatgtgatgtatgtatttgcgtatatggatatttaaagaaatacggtatttgcacggttaggtatctaataaaagtagatgagaaaatagccttgggtcacttaccggtggggccaatgcacccgctgtctatgacaggga encodes:
- the LOC123447242 gene encoding cleavage stimulating factor 64; translation: MTANQPAGEALATHISGMSRPEMHDLMSQMKAMIDHDQERVRRMLVENPDVTRALFRAQVVLGMVKTPKAAQSSDMPQSAVAQTTPSTSVKATTQDHVNLPQPHLPTNQQNLQPSGQFPSGSSNVTSSLDLPPMPANPPQSAQSKGYPIHQMHSASAPQSSQYPNVTMPPHAPPQYSNVPSHMPTVNNQPQQPLQNPGMFNQQLQPPLPQLPRPPSMQAYTHQMHQQVPSSYGQHMLQQPMFHPGGNPQNSFFTGQQQQQLPNQPPPLPNQPPPQLYQANSHVSSHYNSQSMQVDRSAPWGRGGQEPSSAGSHFPGQFQGLPGQMAQGIGGIQTGRPEAPLTADMEKMLVQQVMSMSPEQINVLPPEQRQQVLQLREMLRQ